A genomic region of Corticium candelabrum chromosome 22, ooCorCand1.1, whole genome shotgun sequence contains the following coding sequences:
- the LOC134197262 gene encoding extracellular sulfatase Sulf-1-like yields MQGFKLVTIFAVVLMSVNSSRPSGQPNIVFILTDDQDIVLGGMEPMEKTKELIAENGVTFTNAFVSTPICCPSRSSYLTGHYIHNHGAVNNSIEGNCAAPGSGWQEGPEKQAFAVHAKQNGYNTGYFGKYLNQYGLNHTGGVQYIPPGWNVWMGLVGNSKYYNYSVSFNGVEEKHGVDYYTDYFTDLIANRSNEFIRNATKNHPDQPFLLVAATPAPHGPFTPAPQYSKTYAGRQSPRTPNWNFHSSDKHWLVREQAIMDAATVNHSDMIFCNRWGTLRSVDDLVAGIVDTLQDTNSLQNTYIIYSSDHGFQMGQFCIPGDKREPYEHDIRIPMLVRGPNIPRNKTIDSIVLNIDIAPTIIEMSGSNSSTLDDIDGRSFLTLVSTNVTKTWRSDFLVDYHGEGHPPCGLSNCPPPQKTRFHEIDATNNTYTCLRTISDTTNDYYCEFTLTGYSEYYNLKTDQWQLKNTVHQLSNEHLMQLKKRLNQLRTCRGSTCHQ; encoded by the exons ATGCAGGGGTTCAAGCTGGTTACTATATTTGCCGTCGTTCTGATGTCAGTGAACTCGAGCAGACCATCTGGCCAACCAAATATTGTGTTTATTCTGACCGACGATCAAGACATTGTCCTTGGTGGCATGGAGCCCATGGAAAAAACAAAAGAGCTAATAGCTGAAAACGGT GTAACATTTACTAACGCTTTTGTTAGTACTCCTATATGTTGTCCATCAAGATCCTCATACCTAACTGGTCACTACATTCACAATCATGGGGCAGTCAATAACTCTATTGAAGGAAATTGCGCAGCCCCTGGTTCTGGTTGGCAAGAAGGGCCAGAAAAACAAGCATTTGCTGTTCATGCCAAACAGAATGGCTACAACACAGGATACTTTGGCAAATATCTGAATCAGTATGGTTTAAATCACACAGGTGGAGTGCAGTATATTCCCCCTGGTTGGAACGTGTGGATGGGACTTGTTGGAAACTCAAAATATTACAATTACTCTGTGAGTTTCAATGGAGTCGAAGAGAAACATGGAGTTGATTACTACACAGACTACTTTACAGACCTAATAGCCAATCGTTCAAATGAATTTATTCGCAATGCCACTAAAAATCATCCAGACCAACCATTTCTGCTTGTGGCTGCCACTCCTGCTCCTCATGGTCCATTCACTCCTGCACCTCAGTACAGTAAAACGTATGCTGGACGACAATCTCCTCGTACACCTAACTGGAACTTCCATTCAAGTGACAAACATTGGCTAGTCAGAGAACAAGCCATAATGGATGCGGCTACTGTTAATCATAGTGACATGATCTTCTGTAACCGGTGGGGAACTCTACGTTCTGTCGATGACCTTGTGGCTGGCATTGTTGACACATTACAAGACACAAACAGTCTACAAAATACCTACATCATATACTCAAG TGACCATGGCTTTCAGATGGGACAGTTCTGCATTCCGGGTGACAAACGAGAACCATATGAGCATGACATTCGCATTCCAATGTTGGTACGAGGACCAAATATACCAAGAAACAAGACAATCGACTCTATTGTTCTCAATATCGACATTGCACCAACAATCATAGAAATGAGTGGCTCAAACTCATCAACTCTTGACGATATCGATGGCCGATCTTTCTTAACACTAGTCAGTACAAATGTCACTAAGACTTGGAGAAGTGATTTTCTTGTGGATTATCATGGAGAGGGCCACCCACCATGTGGACTAAGTAACTGCCCACCTCCTCAAAAAACTAGATTCCATGAAATAGATGCCACGaacaacacatacacatgtcTTCGAACAATAAGTGACACGACAAATGACTATTACTGTGAATTTACTCTCACTGGATATTCAGAATATTACAATCTCAAAACTGACCAATGGCAACTGAAGAACACAGTACATCAGTTGAGCAACGAACATCTCATGCAGCTAAAGAAAAGACTCAACCAACTTCGAACATGTCGAGGTTCTACCTGCCACCAGTAA